A portion of the Candidatus Pristimantibacillus lignocellulolyticus genome contains these proteins:
- the xerD gene encoding site-specific tyrosine recombinase XerD has translation MYEQLHQYLKVLQQERKLTTNSYQSYERDLLKFTGYLEGEGVKGWTSVHKHHTLKYMMQLKEADLKPATIARHVVSIRALFHYLIIHDFISHDPSIFIEAPKLEKKVPQIISQEDTNRLLQVPDLSTAVGIRDKAMLELLYATGIRVTELVSLNVDHVHLSLGFIQVISPSQKERFVPFGNYAKEAIEAYLEHGRAQLAVESTQQEVLFLNHHGGRITRQGFWKIIKKYALEAGVSEEITPHTLRHSVAAHLLENGADVRAVQEILGHVDITSTMKYTSIAKSKMKDVYSSSHPRA, from the coding sequence ATGTACGAGCAGTTACATCAATACTTAAAAGTTTTACAACAAGAACGTAAGCTAACGACAAACTCCTATCAGTCATATGAAAGAGATCTGTTAAAATTTACTGGCTATCTTGAAGGTGAAGGTGTAAAGGGATGGACAAGCGTACATAAGCATCATACTTTGAAGTATATGATGCAGTTGAAAGAAGCGGATCTTAAGCCAGCCACTATTGCTAGACATGTGGTATCCATCCGTGCCCTTTTCCACTATCTTATTATTCATGATTTCATCTCACATGACCCTTCCATATTTATAGAAGCCCCAAAACTCGAGAAAAAAGTGCCGCAAATAATATCGCAAGAAGATACGAATCGCTTGCTTCAAGTACCTGACTTGTCAACTGCAGTAGGTATTCGTGATAAAGCCATGTTAGAGCTGCTGTATGCTACAGGTATTAGAGTAACAGAATTAGTTTCTCTGAATGTAGATCATGTTCATCTATCTCTAGGATTTATCCAAGTAATAAGTCCAAGCCAGAAAGAGCGGTTTGTACCTTTTGGCAATTACGCCAAAGAAGCCATTGAGGCTTATTTGGAACATGGTAGAGCTCAATTAGCGGTAGAGAGTACGCAACAAGAAGTGTTATTTCTCAATCATCATGGTGGGCGAATAACAAGGCAAGGCTTCTGGAAAATTATTAAAAAATACGCCCTTGAAGCGGGTGTGTCAGAAGAGATTACACCTCATACGTTGAGACACTCTGTTGCTGCTCATTTACTGGAAAATGGTGCTGATGTAAGAGCGGTACAAGAAATTCTCGGGCATGTCGATATTACTTCGACGATGAAATACACTTCAATCGCTAAGTCGAAAATGAAGGATGTATACAGTAGCTCACACCCAAGAGCCTAA
- a CDS encoding alpha-ketoacid dehydrogenase subunit beta, protein MAKIDYIEAIRLAMKEEMERDENVFVLGEDVGVKGGVFTTTKGLHEQFGEQRVIDTPLSESAIAGVAIGAAMYGMKPIAEMQYSDFMFPATNQIISEAAKIRYRSNNDWSCPIVIRAPIGGGVFGGLYHSQCPESVFFGTPGLKIVAPYTPYDAKGLLKAAIRDEDPVLYFENKKSYRLVSGEVPDDDYIVPIGKANVLREGDDITVISYSLPLRFIEQAAAELAEEGISTHILDLRTIQPLDKEAILESVRRTGKVLIVHEDNKTGGVGAEVAAIIAEELLFELDAPIMRLCGPDVPAMPINPPGEKFFLLNADKVREAMKQLAEF, encoded by the coding sequence ATGGCTAAAATAGATTATATTGAGGCGATTCGTCTCGCGATGAAAGAAGAAATGGAACGAGATGAGAATGTATTCGTTCTTGGAGAAGACGTTGGTGTTAAGGGCGGAGTATTTACAACGACGAAAGGCTTGCATGAGCAGTTTGGTGAACAACGAGTAATTGATACTCCACTATCTGAGTCAGCGATCGCAGGTGTAGCAATCGGTGCAGCAATGTATGGTATGAAGCCAATTGCGGAAATGCAATATTCCGATTTTATGTTCCCAGCAACGAATCAAATTATTAGTGAAGCTGCTAAAATTCGTTATCGTTCTAACAATGATTGGAGTTGTCCGATTGTTATTCGTGCTCCTATCGGTGGTGGTGTATTCGGTGGCTTATATCACTCACAATGTCCCGAATCTGTATTTTTCGGTACACCCGGACTTAAAATTGTAGCACCATATACGCCGTATGATGCAAAGGGTTTGTTGAAAGCTGCTATTCGTGATGAAGATCCTGTATTATACTTCGAGAATAAGAAAAGTTATCGTCTAGTAAGTGGTGAAGTGCCAGATGATGATTATATTGTACCAATTGGTAAAGCGAATGTACTTCGTGAGGGTGATGATATTACTGTTATTAGTTATAGTTTGCCTCTACGCTTTATTGAACAGGCTGCTGCTGAACTGGCTGAAGAAGGTATTAGTACACATATTCTTGATCTTAGAACGATACAACCACTTGATAAAGAAGCTATACTTGAATCAGTTCGTCGTACAGGTAAAGTGTTAATTGTTCATGAAGATAACAAAACAGGTGGCGTTGGTGCTGAAGTAGCAGCAATCATTGCAGAGGAGCTATTATTTGAACTTGATGCTCCAATTATGCGACTATGTGGTCCAGATGTGCCCGCTATGCCAATTAACCCGCCAGGAGAAAAATTCTTCTTGTTGAATGCGGATAAAGTTCGAGAAGCGATGAAGCAATTAGCTGAATTTTAG
- a CDS encoding thiamine pyrophosphate-dependent dehydrogenase E1 component subunit alpha produces MTVLSSSGQQAKHHQLGISEETVIAMYTKMLTARMYDERMMLMQRAGKINFHVSGIGQEVAQIAAAFALDRNNDYFLPYYRDYGFVLSVGMTLKELFLSAFAKAEDPNSGGRQMPGHFGSKKLRIVTGSSPVTTQVPHAVGFALAAKMNKKQFVSFVTFGEGSSNQGDFHEGCNFAGVHKLPVILMCENNQYAISVPIHKQLAGKVSDRALGYGIHGERVDGNDAFEVYRVVKEARERAIAGDGATLIEAMMYRISPHSTSDNDLAYRSKEEVDHNRTLDGLPKFKQYMVDHGLWNEELEAELRSEIKKQLDEASSYADKAPFPTPESVMDHVYANDNKGGVE; encoded by the coding sequence ATGACAGTATTGTCTTCGTCAGGTCAGCAAGCCAAGCATCATCAATTAGGCATTAGCGAGGAAACCGTTATTGCTATGTATACAAAAATGCTCACAGCAAGGATGTATGATGAGCGGATGATGCTTATGCAGCGAGCTGGTAAAATAAATTTTCACGTATCTGGTATTGGCCAGGAGGTCGCTCAGATCGCAGCTGCATTTGCGCTTGATCGGAACAATGATTATTTTCTTCCTTATTATCGTGACTATGGCTTTGTTCTATCCGTAGGGATGACACTTAAAGAATTATTTCTTTCTGCGTTTGCTAAAGCTGAAGACCCTAATAGTGGTGGTCGTCAAATGCCTGGTCATTTTGGAAGTAAGAAATTACGTATTGTTACTGGATCAAGTCCTGTAACGACGCAAGTTCCTCATGCTGTTGGTTTTGCGCTTGCCGCAAAAATGAATAAGAAACAATTTGTAAGCTTTGTTACATTTGGTGAAGGTTCTAGTAATCAAGGTGATTTCCATGAAGGATGTAACTTTGCTGGTGTACACAAGTTACCTGTAATTTTAATGTGTGAAAATAATCAATATGCGATCTCTGTACCGATACATAAGCAATTAGCAGGTAAAGTATCGGATCGTGCGTTAGGCTATGGTATTCATGGTGAACGTGTTGATGGTAATGATGCATTTGAGGTATATCGAGTTGTGAAAGAAGCAAGAGAGCGTGCAATTGCAGGTGATGGTGCTACTTTGATCGAGGCAATGATGTATCGCATTTCACCACATTCAACTTCTGATAATGATTTAGCATATCGATCCAAGGAAGAAGTCGATCATAATAGAACGCTAGATGGACTTCCGAAATTCAAACAATATATGGTAGATCATGGCTTATGGAATGAAGAGCTAGAAGCCGAATTACGTTCTGAAATTAAGAAACAGCTTGATGAAGCGAGCAGCTATGCAGATAAAGCTCCTTTCCCTACTCCTGAATCAGTTATGGATCATGTATATGCTAATGATAATAAGGGAGGAGTAGAGTAA
- a CDS encoding YqzK family protein yields the protein MVIMKDMIHKLLFFFLFIVLLVIVATAYQWVQQLIQPNTHYQKPIGNAVKVFDSSSQYIDKSSMPDRLVWFLWYGE from the coding sequence ATGGTTATTATGAAGGATATGATACATAAACTGCTTTTCTTTTTTTTGTTCATCGTATTACTCGTTATAGTTGCAACTGCTTATCAATGGGTACAGCAACTGATTCAACCAAATACTCATTACCAAAAACCGATTGGAAACGCAGTGAAAGTATTCGATAGTTCGTCACAATATATTGATAAAAGTTCTATGCCAGATCGTTTAGTTTGGTTTTTGTGGTATGGAGAATAG
- the lipB gene encoding lipoyl(octanoyl) transferase LipB, protein MSEAAKNTVSKMLDAHYIGMLDYKEAWDLQKAYVKEIDKGERPETLLLLQHPPTYTLGSDRHPEHLLLDKDTLIQRGISVYDIDRGGDITYHGPGQLVGYPLLYLDAIGLDLHEYLRTVEQVVIDWLAQYGIKGGRKSDYTGVWIGDEKITAIGVKFNKARQRRGFITSHGFALNIKSGIAAEGFSGIVPCGIGQFGVTSFNDITGGSMTVEEAAAQIVPLFKQRFGFA, encoded by the coding sequence ATGTCTGAAGCAGCAAAAAATACTGTAAGCAAAATGTTGGATGCTCATTATATCGGTATGCTAGACTACAAAGAAGCTTGGGACCTGCAAAAAGCATACGTGAAAGAAATAGATAAGGGGGAGCGTCCTGAGACGCTGCTCCTTCTTCAGCATCCACCAACCTATACGCTTGGTTCTGATCGTCACCCAGAGCATTTACTACTAGATAAAGATACGTTGATTCAAAGAGGAATTTCTGTCTATGATATTGACCGTGGTGGTGACATCACATATCATGGTCCTGGGCAACTTGTTGGTTATCCGCTACTCTACCTTGATGCTATTGGTCTTGATCTTCACGAATATTTACGAACAGTGGAGCAAGTTGTTATTGATTGGTTAGCTCAATATGGTATAAAAGGTGGAAGGAAATCAGATTATACTGGAGTATGGATTGGTGACGAGAAGATAACCGCGATTGGCGTTAAATTTAATAAAGCTAGGCAGCGTCGCGGCTTTATAACAAGTCATGGTTTTGCACTTAATATCAAGTCAGGAATCGCTGCCGAAGGCTTTAGTGGAATTGTGCCATGCGGAATCGGACAATTTGGAGTTACTTCGTTTAATGATATTACAGGCGGCTCAATGACTGTAGAAGAAGCGGCAGCACAGATAGTGCCGCTGTTCAAACAACGCTTCGGCTTCGCGTAA
- the spoIIM gene encoding stage II sporulation protein M translates to MLKSNMMKWVYLGVVMFAGAVFGSLFIQVLPSEQQIGLGNEIALYMNWIKQNSDINSSYLFWDTFFGYFKWVALLFILGITVVGVPIIIVLNFLKGFLLGCSIHFVVQMFGAQGVLLSLVTVIPHNVVAVPAILILSSAAIGFSTFLVKKRLILHDGNAGNVREALISYSAVAMSMLVLLAVAAFIEVYVSPQMMEWYLVQLPM, encoded by the coding sequence ATGTTGAAAAGTAATATGATGAAATGGGTCTACCTTGGAGTAGTAATGTTTGCTGGAGCAGTCTTTGGCAGTTTATTTATACAGGTGTTGCCGAGCGAACAACAGATAGGACTTGGTAATGAGATTGCTTTATATATGAATTGGATAAAACAAAATAGTGATATAAATAGTTCATATTTGTTTTGGGATACATTTTTCGGCTACTTTAAATGGGTCGCATTACTATTCATTCTTGGAATTACTGTGGTAGGTGTTCCGATCATTATTGTTTTGAATTTTTTAAAGGGTTTTCTGCTTGGATGCAGTATTCATTTCGTTGTGCAAATGTTCGGTGCACAAGGTGTTTTGTTAAGTCTTGTCACAGTAATTCCACATAATGTCGTAGCTGTTCCTGCTATACTGATTCTAAGCTCAGCTGCGATTGGGTTTTCAACTTTTTTAGTGAAAAAGCGATTAATATTACATGATGGTAATGCGGGTAATGTGAGAGAGGCACTTATTTCTTATAGTGCTGTAGCAATGTCCATGCTTGTATTACTTGCTGTGGCAGCGTTTATAGAAGTATATGTATCACCTCAAATGATGGAATGGTATTTGGTGCAATTGCCAATGTAA
- a CDS encoding purine-nucleoside phosphorylase — translation MSTITASQQIKEAAQYIAEQINVMPEIGLILGSGLGVLGDHIDSATVISYEDIPHFPVSTVEGHAGELMIGTIAGKTVVLMRGRFHMYEGYSPEVTAFPVRVMKALGVKSLIVTNAAGGINLEFASGNLMLISDHLNLTGKNPLIGANDADLGARFPDMSEAYSKRLREIAKNVASEKGIGLVEGVYAGLLGPSYETPAEIRMLRIIGADAVGMSTVAEVIAARHSGIEVVGISCISNMAAGILDQPLSHVEVMETTDRVKSQFLELVTSLIAKI, via the coding sequence ATGAGTACAATTACTGCAAGTCAGCAAATTAAAGAAGCAGCACAATATATTGCAGAGCAAATAAATGTAATGCCGGAGATTGGTCTTATCCTTGGATCAGGGTTAGGTGTGTTAGGAGATCATATTGATAGCGCAACAGTAATTTCTTATGAAGATATTCCTCATTTTCCTGTATCTACGGTTGAAGGTCATGCCGGTGAATTAATGATTGGAACCATTGCAGGAAAAACAGTTGTACTTATGCGTGGTCGTTTCCATATGTACGAAGGATATTCACCAGAAGTAACGGCGTTTCCAGTTAGAGTGATGAAAGCATTAGGTGTCAAATCTCTAATTGTAACAAATGCAGCTGGTGGTATTAATTTAGAGTTTGCATCAGGTAATCTAATGTTAATCTCAGATCATTTGAATCTAACAGGTAAAAATCCGTTGATCGGAGCTAATGACGCTGATCTAGGTGCAAGGTTCCCAGATATGTCTGAAGCGTATAGTAAACGTTTGAGAGAGATTGCAAAAAATGTGGCATCTGAAAAAGGAATAGGGCTTGTTGAAGGTGTATATGCTGGATTACTTGGTCCATCCTACGAAACACCCGCTGAGATTAGAATGTTACGAATCATTGGTGCTGATGCAGTAGGAATGTCAACGGTTGCTGAAGTTATTGCAGCTCGACATAGTGGAATTGAAGTTGTCGGTATTTCGTGTATTAGTAATATGGCAGCAGGTATATTGGATCAACCATTGTCGCATGTGGAAGTTATGGAAACGACTGATCGAGTTAAATCGCAATTTTTAGAGCTAGTTACGTCATTAATCGCCAAAATCTAA
- a CDS encoding phosphopentomutase, whose amino-acid sequence MKFDRIAVVVLDSVGIGELPDADQFGDVGSHTLGHIAREYPALNLPHLRALGLDRIAPIHEWKPDSTKKPQAYYGKMAEASVGKDTMTGHWEIMGLLIETPFQTFPDGFPEELIEQFETRTGRKVIGNKPASGTEILDELGEEQMKSGAWIVYTSADSVFQLAAHEEIIPLEELYKACEIARELTMEDRFSVGRVIARPYVGSPGDFKRTPHRHDYALKPPQRTVLNELQDGGFETISVGKIYDIFDSEGINQSNPSKSNEEGIQQTIELLKTKFNGFLFTNLVDFDSLYGHRRDPIGYGKALEQFDEALPAMMEQIGERDLLIITADHGNDPTHPGTDHTREYVPILLYSPSLKDPQQLETRSTFADLGATIADNFEVAAPPTGNSFLSLLQ is encoded by the coding sequence ATGAAGTTTGATCGAATTGCTGTCGTTGTATTGGATAGTGTAGGTATTGGTGAATTACCAGATGCTGATCAATTTGGTGATGTAGGAAGTCATACTCTTGGTCATATCGCTCGTGAATATCCGGCACTTAATCTACCTCATCTTAGAGCGTTAGGGTTGGATCGAATTGCACCTATTCACGAATGGAAGCCAGATTCAACGAAGAAGCCTCAAGCCTATTATGGAAAGATGGCAGAAGCTTCAGTCGGCAAAGATACAATGACTGGTCATTGGGAAATCATGGGGCTACTTATTGAGACTCCTTTTCAAACTTTCCCTGATGGGTTTCCAGAAGAGTTAATTGAGCAGTTTGAGACTCGTACTGGCAGAAAAGTGATTGGAAATAAACCTGCCAGTGGTACGGAGATTTTAGATGAGCTTGGCGAAGAGCAAATGAAGAGTGGTGCTTGGATTGTATATACAAGTGCAGATAGTGTATTCCAGTTAGCAGCCCATGAGGAAATTATTCCACTGGAGGAACTGTATAAAGCTTGTGAAATTGCTCGCGAATTAACGATGGAAGATCGCTTCTCTGTAGGACGAGTTATTGCTAGACCTTATGTTGGTTCACCAGGAGATTTCAAGCGTACACCTCATCGACATGATTATGCTTTGAAACCACCGCAAAGAACAGTACTTAACGAATTGCAAGATGGTGGTTTTGAGACGATCTCTGTTGGGAAAATCTATGATATATTTGATAGTGAGGGAATCAATCAATCCAATCCTTCGAAAAGCAATGAAGAGGGGATTCAACAAACGATTGAACTTTTGAAAACAAAATTTAATGGTTTCTTATTTACGAATCTCGTTGATTTCGATTCTCTGTACGGTCATCGTCGTGATCCAATCGGTTATGGCAAAGCATTAGAACAATTTGATGAAGCTTTACCTGCAATGATGGAGCAAATAGGCGAACGTGATCTATTGATTATTACTGCTGACCACGGTAATGATCCTACTCACCCTGGAACGGATCATACTCGTGAATATGTTCCTATCTTGTTGTATAGTCCGTCCTTGAAAGATCCTCAACAACTTGAGACGAGATCGACATTTGCAGATTTAGGAGCTACAATCGCGGATAATTTCGAAGTAGCGGCACCGCCGACAGGAAATAGCTTCTTGTCTCTACTTCAATAA
- a CDS encoding 2-oxo acid dehydrogenase subunit E2 has protein sequence MSAITEITLPQLAESQVTATIDRWLKQPGDMIEVYEPICEINTDKVTAEIPSTVAGKLTKILVGAGEDVPVGTVICLIETEGEASNDEVAAVSTTQTTGAMNTQAAAIQVQGDDSMRNRYSPAVQQLAAQHGIQLANVQGTGMGGRITRKDVLAYVAMEASMVRTPTPQQEATSSQVRTGGMHLSESPRLPKIEIDDPYSQGRGETYIDITPIRNAIARNMRQSVSEIPHAWTMIEVDVTNLVLLRNKYKDEFKKREGVNLTYLAFLLKAAVNAIRDFPIMNSVWAVDKIIVKRDINISLAVGTEDSVMTPVIKNADLKNVAGLAKEIEELARKTREGKLSLSDMQGGTFTINNTGSFGSILSYPIINYPQAAILTFESIVKKPVVINDMIAVRSMANLCLSLDHRILDGVICGRFLQRVKDNLESFNLESSIY, from the coding sequence ATGAGTGCAATAACTGAAATTACTTTGCCTCAATTAGCTGAATCTCAAGTAACTGCAACAATTGATCGCTGGTTGAAACAACCTGGAGATATGATCGAAGTATATGAACCTATCTGTGAGATTAACACAGATAAGGTGACTGCTGAGATTCCTTCTACTGTGGCAGGTAAACTAACAAAGATTTTAGTAGGAGCAGGTGAAGATGTACCTGTTGGGACTGTAATTTGCTTAATTGAGACTGAGGGAGAAGCGAGCAATGACGAAGTTGCAGCGGTTTCCACAACACAAACGACTGGAGCAATGAATACTCAGGCCGCAGCGATACAAGTTCAAGGTGATGATTCTATGAGAAATCGTTACTCTCCTGCTGTACAACAACTTGCAGCACAACATGGAATTCAATTAGCAAACGTACAAGGTACGGGAATGGGTGGACGTATTACACGTAAAGATGTACTTGCTTATGTTGCTATGGAAGCTTCTATGGTTCGTACACCGACGCCTCAACAAGAAGCGACTTCTTCACAAGTACGAACTGGTGGTATGCATTTATCTGAATCGCCTCGTCTTCCTAAGATTGAAATTGATGATCCATATTCACAAGGTCGTGGAGAAACTTATATTGATATAACGCCTATCCGTAATGCAATTGCTCGTAACATGCGTCAAAGCGTCAGTGAAATTCCACATGCTTGGACGATGATCGAAGTTGATGTTACGAATCTAGTATTACTCCGCAATAAATATAAAGATGAGTTCAAAAAGCGTGAAGGTGTTAATCTTACATATCTTGCGTTCTTGTTGAAAGCTGCTGTTAATGCGATTCGTGATTTTCCAATTATGAACTCTGTATGGGCGGTAGACAAAATCATCGTGAAACGTGATATTAATATTTCTCTTGCAGTAGGAACAGAAGATTCTGTAATGACACCAGTTATTAAAAACGCTGATCTTAAAAATGTCGCTGGACTTGCGAAGGAAATCGAAGAGCTTGCACGTAAAACTCGTGAAGGTAAACTTTCACTTTCCGATATGCAAGGGGGTACATTTACAATTAATAATACGGGTTCGTTTGGTTCTATATTGTCTTATCCGATTATTAACTATCCACAAGCAGCAATCCTTACTTTTGAATCGATTGTGAAAAAACCAGTAGTTATTAATGATATGATTGCGGTACGTTCTATGGCGAATCTTTGCTTGTCACTCGATCATCGTATACTTGATGGTGTAATCTGCGGTCGTTTCTTGCAACGTGTTAAAGATAATTTAGAAAGCTTTAACCTTGAAAGTTCTATATACTGA
- a CDS encoding M20/M25/M40 family metallo-hydrolase produces MVQEKRLVEQFIDLVTVDSESGHEGEISKVLKKRLTELGLTVTEDEAAKVTGHEANNLFAILEATDDAKDQPTILFTCHMDTVTPGVGIKPQIDADGYIRSDGTTILGSDDKAGIAALFEAIEAIKASGESHAKVQVVITVGEESGLLGARAIDPERLEASYGYALDSNGDIGDIAVAAPTQSHIEIEFYGKSAHAGVSPEKGISAIQVAAKAISEMSLGRIDEETTANIGRFEGGGPTNIVCDYVKLIAEARSIKQDKLDAQVESMKQAVEKTAKKYGATAKFNSNIVYPAYCHDADSPVVQLASAAIEAMGATPRTFHSGGGSDANVFNGLGVPTVNLAVGYEHIHTTKEQIKVEYLVQTAQLVVEILKKSATFKI; encoded by the coding sequence ATGGTACAAGAAAAACGTTTAGTAGAGCAATTTATTGATTTGGTTACAGTAGATAGTGAATCAGGTCATGAAGGTGAAATTAGTAAAGTACTTAAGAAACGATTGACGGAGTTAGGCTTGACAGTTACAGAAGACGAAGCAGCAAAAGTGACAGGTCATGAAGCTAACAATTTATTCGCGATTCTTGAAGCGACTGATGATGCTAAGGATCAACCAACGATATTATTTACTTGTCATATGGATACTGTTACTCCAGGTGTAGGCATTAAGCCACAAATTGATGCTGACGGTTACATTAGATCTGATGGAACGACAATACTTGGTAGCGATGATAAAGCAGGAATTGCCGCTCTTTTTGAAGCAATTGAAGCAATTAAGGCTAGTGGAGAATCACATGCAAAAGTGCAAGTTGTAATTACGGTAGGTGAAGAATCAGGCTTATTAGGTGCACGTGCTATTGACCCTGAACGGTTAGAAGCAAGCTATGGTTATGCGTTGGATTCAAATGGTGACATCGGCGATATTGCCGTTGCAGCTCCAACACAATCTCATATCGAAATTGAATTCTATGGTAAGTCTGCACATGCAGGAGTTAGTCCTGAAAAAGGGATTAGTGCGATTCAAGTAGCTGCAAAGGCAATAAGTGAAATGTCATTGGGTAGAATTGACGAGGAAACGACAGCTAATATTGGTCGTTTTGAAGGTGGAGGTCCAACAAATATTGTATGCGACTATGTGAAGCTTATCGCTGAAGCAAGAAGCATCAAGCAAGATAAGCTTGATGCTCAAGTGGAAAGTATGAAACAAGCTGTGGAAAAGACAGCAAAAAAATATGGTGCTACAGCGAAATTCAATAGCAATATCGTATATCCTGCTTATTGCCACGATGCTGATTCGCCGGTAGTTCAATTAGCGAGCGCGGCGATTGAAGCGATGGGTGCTACACCTCGTACATTCCATTCAGGTGGAGGCAGTGATGCCAACGTCTTCAATGGCTTAGGTGTACCTACAGTAAATCTTGCAGTGGGATATGAGCATATTCATACGACCAAGGAGCAAATAAAAGTAGAATATCTTGTACAAACGGCACAATTAGTCGTAGAAATCTTGAAAAAATCCGCTACTTTCAAAATTTAA
- a CDS encoding NUDIX hydrolase has product MKEKNNKAIWNEPTISTEHIFKGKVISLQVDTVALPDGRTATREIVKHPGAAAVVAIHNGKLIVVEQYRKPLGKTQIEIPAGKLDPMEEPIVAAARELEEETGYVAHNLQLLHQYYTSPGFADEILYTYFTNEVTIGQQHLDEDEDVIVRLITIEEADAYIATGDISDAKTLLAVNAWKLLQRTGSLT; this is encoded by the coding sequence ATGAAGGAAAAAAATAATAAAGCAATATGGAATGAGCCTACAATTTCAACAGAACACATTTTCAAAGGGAAAGTAATCAGTCTTCAAGTAGATACAGTTGCTTTGCCTGATGGCAGAACGGCGACTCGTGAAATAGTGAAACATCCTGGTGCTGCTGCTGTAGTAGCGATTCACAATGGAAAATTAATTGTAGTTGAACAATATCGTAAGCCACTAGGTAAAACTCAAATTGAGATACCAGCAGGAAAGCTTGATCCCATGGAAGAGCCTATCGTTGCAGCGGCTCGTGAATTAGAAGAGGAAACTGGCTATGTTGCTCATAATCTACAATTATTACATCAATATTACACTTCACCTGGTTTTGCAGATGAAATTTTATATACGTATTTCACTAATGAGGTTACGATTGGACAACAACATCTCGATGAAGATGAGGATGTCATTGTGAGATTAATCACAATTGAAGAGGCGGATGCTTATATTGCTACTGGTGATATTAGTGATGCAAAAACACTTTTAGCCGTTAATGCATGGAAGTTGTTGCAACGAACAGGCTCACTTACTTAA
- a CDS encoding transcriptional repressor, giving the protein MEAQIGNIKQQLQDKGYKLTPQREATLRILLENEEDHLSAEDVFLLVKGIAPEIGLATVYRTLELLTELHVVEKINFGDGVARYDLRGDTNHHHHHHLICIQCGTMSEIKDDWLLPLEERLFAQLGFETVDHRLDFHGVCRSCRDLNENKQ; this is encoded by the coding sequence ATGGAAGCCCAGATTGGAAATATTAAACAACAATTACAAGATAAGGGCTATAAGTTGACTCCACAGCGAGAAGCCACCCTTCGTATTCTACTAGAAAATGAGGAAGATCATCTTAGCGCAGAGGATGTATTTTTACTCGTAAAGGGGATAGCTCCTGAAATTGGACTAGCGACTGTTTACCGGACATTGGAGCTTTTGACAGAGCTGCATGTAGTTGAGAAGATTAACTTCGGAGATGGCGTTGCTCGTTACGATCTTAGAGGCGATACGAATCATCATCATCATCATCATCTCATTTGTATTCAATGTGGTACGATGAGTGAAATTAAGGATGACTGGCTATTACCGCTTGAGGAACGATTGTTCGCACAACTAGGTTTTGAAACAGTAGATCATAGATTAGATTTTCATGGCGTTTGCCGTAGCTGTCGTGATTTAAACGAAAATAAACAATAA
- a CDS encoding aspartyl-phosphate phosphatase Spo0E family protein — MIDSQLNVKIEFLRKQMEITASQRGSLLHHDVIVLSQTLDEYIMKAQYSHASYPLLTCAL, encoded by the coding sequence GTGATAGACAGTCAGCTTAATGTGAAAATTGAATTTCTCCGCAAACAGATGGAAATTACAGCAAGCCAACGAGGTAGCTTGCTACATCATGATGTTATTGTACTTAGTCAAACTCTTGATGAATACATCATGAAGGCGCAATATAGTCATGCGAGTTATCCGTTGTTAACCTGTGCTTTGTAA
- the prli42 gene encoding stressosome-associated protein Prli42 yields MRQQKIIRIVAIIVAAAMLITTLFAGIGSFFL; encoded by the coding sequence ATGCGCCAACAAAAAATTATTCGCATCGTTGCAATTATTGTTGCAGCTGCTATGTTGATTACTACACTATTCGCAGGTATCGGCTCTTTCTTCCTATAG